The genomic region aacaacaagatttttagggataaaagtgccaaccttgaagtggtggtggataaaatatatAGGAGTATCTTTGAATGCCTCAATGGCATTGATTATGGTCTAGTTGTTAAAGAAGACTTCAAtgataggtggaacctttctactacCAAATCTAGTAAGGATAAGGGTAGAGAAGGTCTTTCTTGGAATTTTCCACCTTAGGGATagataaaggccaactttgatggggcttctaaggggaatctgggtaaagTTGGTTAttggggcattgtcaggaattttgctggaagttgcctagtggcaGTTGCTAgccctttggggagtcaaaccagtcattatgttgaagcctcaaCTGCGTTGAATACTCTAATTATTTCTAAGAAtctaaatcatgataaattatggtaggagggagactcacttaatattattaagtgcttgaagggggaaacCGAGCCATCTTGGTCTATAaaaaacataattttgaaagctagggaaattattgctagttttaaagttaTAATAACAGAACGtacctttagagagaaaaatatggtggcagaTTGTCTGGCAATCCTAGGCATTAATTCCGAATCTTAAacaatttggcatggggaagatattaatatgcGTATTAAAGAGCTCCTCGAAAAGGATAGATTTACGGGGAAAGAAGGATCACATAACTATGACAGCTGATATGAGTAATTTATGCAATGatagaaaggtaatgattacttggcaaagtggcagaatCCCAATCAAATAGAATAACActctgcacactttgtgggtcatctttttcaaaatttcgagagacaacgggaagaaagttttgagtttgcagaagaacaAAGGTGAAagtttgaaattgaatatgggaggtgATATAAGGAGGGAGGAACTAGACAACACTTCCAGATGGAAGGATATGCCAAAAGTTTGGGagaagctggaaaaagggtccctaaTGAGTTTCATGGAGAAGCTAGTTGATTATGACAAAGGTAAGGTAAATCTCGCAGTCTCCAAAATTACTGAAAATTGCAGTAATGGGTCTTTTAAAATctatggtgtgaggttcaaattggatgTGGGCCTCAATGCGACTATGATAGGTATGCCCCCccactcagggctcaatttttttagagatcttaaagtttccaataatgtGGTAAATATTTTCCCACGTAAGGAAAAGGAGAGAGCTAAAATTGGAAAAGCCAGTGGGGGTTATTATgaagcctccaacatcaagaaaatatGGGGATGGGTTTTGAATGCCATCATGGAATATATAACTATTGAGGGTCACTTTTctagggcccacacttatcactttgtgttattaaaccacttcaggcatgagaaaagggtttccctgccctactatctcttTAGGTCCCTGtctaggtctctcaataaacacaGCAAGAATCCCTCAAACCTGGTTCTCCTTTGTGGGCTCatgttgctcatttatgagcactgtaaaatccTTGCCATCCAAGAAAACAAGAGGTTGTCCGCTTCTCTAGGGAGAGGCAAGAGAAAGTTGGAGGAAAGCGAACCCAGCAAGAAGGAGGCTACTCCAAGCAAAAAAAGCAAGAGCGCCACTGGGATGAAATCCCATGATGAAAAGAATGATACAGAGGAAACTGGAAAAGAGGGTAGTGAAATGGAAAcagatgagtcaaagggtgaggaaagttggaaagatgaggacgtGGGTGCCGAGGAAGAAGAAGGTGAGAACGAGTCCGATAATGATAGTCCAATTCTCAGTGCTAGCTTAGGCAACAACAATAGCCAGCCTATGTCGGATAAGGatgataaggataatgaggaaaaagatatgatttctaAGAGGGAGAAGAAAAAGGAACCCGAGAAGGAAATGTCTAAAGATAGTTTGAGTGAGGATAAGGAGAGcgttggagaagggttattcctagataaccttaaaaaactcactacggctagattgggttatgagagatggacatatgaactattgaagaacctagaaaaaaatgggaaatagatggatgagaaaaggaaggaagatgacaggAATCATAAGAAATGGAagtaggacatggaggaaaaagttaaaaaatgGCAACTCAgattgactatctggaagaagggaaagtggcgatGAAAAACCCGTTGGGTTTGATCTCGAATATCTTGTTTGttgttacaaagaacctagaggatatctCGAAGGTCCTAGATAACTATAGCTCTCCCAAATCGGCAGTGCACctcgacatggatgaagatgcaatcaagaTTGGAAGCGGGGAAGCTACACCTGGTGGAGCTACAAAGAGAACTAGAGTGAGTGTTAAGAAAGTTGATGCTGCAtctgctaaggaaatccctaatcttagggataatatcaaagacctgtatgggattagcagtaacttagctaatgccctaaaaaacataaattagttccttttgttTGGTCTGGCTGGTTTATGCTAATTTTTTTGGGCTTTTGCTGGTTATTACTAGTAATTTTGTTGGTTTTCCTAATGTTTGTTCCTcctggtttcttaatgcttttatcttgtatggtcattttgtaaagggtttcagggccccttcaaaacctgcttttactttaATCAAAAACAATGTTGGTTCTTCTTCGTCATCATCTTCTAGGTTGTAGTATTCTTCATACTCTTCTTCCACCAATAATTTATTCTTATTCTTCTTGGTATATGTGCCTTGtttattcatcattttttttttcttctttcctgcattcttctttttcttttttgtcatTAGCTTTTATCAAGAGTTGTCTTCTTGTGAGGTATTTGAGGTCTACATGTCCATCCTATGACATCCTCTTAGTTTTTCTCATAGTATAATCCAAATTACACTAGCTCCTCTTTGTAGCTCATCACTCTAGAATGGTTGACAATGTTTTGATTGGTATAGAAACTCCTAGCCTTTCCACATGTAAAAATCGTATGGTCTTCCTCTccacaaaatttatatttttgcttatttttagcCCAACATTCTAATGCATAGTGCCCAATTTTACCACAATTAAAATATGTCTAGCATCTTTCCTTTTTGTACTACCTTGTCCTCATCTATAATTTGAATTATGGTTGTCATCTAGAGAACCTTGGTTATTTGCATGGTACTTGGTTATTTGCATGGTACATGCATTTTGATTATCCTTCTAGGGTGGGATTTtatagcctctctctctctctctctctctctctctctctctctctctctctctctctctctctctctctctatctctctctctatctcttccttagtGTAGTTATGATTTGAAAAACACTTGTTTCCTCTATTCTAGATTGGATGCCTATTACTAGGACAATTCTCTTTCAGGTGCAAGTCTCATTTTTTACAAATGGTACAATACATATAATTTTGTTCCACTACTTTCACCGTTGCTAATGTTTTCTTTTCTCTATCCTTTGGGAATTCATTTTATATAAGTCCTTCTCGGTTATAGTATGTGCACCATatctgttggcaagagacactattcatATCATCCAATGTTGTCATTGTTAGTAACCTAAGTCAGATATTCCATCTGCAGTGTGTGATCCGGTCCTATTGGAAGTCactatgaagatttggttaagtccagTGAGATAGAACAGAGTATCCGATAGAAAGTAGTATTTTGGTTGACATTTCatttttgttgaatattttatgTGGTGGAGCTAGAGAAAGATAGTTAGATGTTTGGAGTACCTTATTCGAGAACATTAGCCTTTGGTGATGATTGTCGTGTGAGCTAGAAGATCCAGTGTACAGATTTTGGGTTGAACAATGTGGTATGGCCATTTTGGTTAGTTGATCATTGTGCggaattgatggagtaattttggttATTATTTATGTGATCGAGGATTTTTAGCTGACATTTGGGTAGCATGTGtacaattatttttggtctgcatatgcattggagttcagaTTGAGCCGTCTATGTATACACATTTCATTATTTGAATGGTGTTCTTGAAGATGATATGTAGACGAATTAATTTCATATTGTAGATATATAAGACAATTGAATATGATCATTTTGAGTAACGGTGGTTGTGTGGAAAGTATTTGTGTTCGATTGTGCATGCACGAGTAAAGGATTTGTGCTCTGAAATATTGCAAAATAGTGGAACAAAGAAGTACAACAAAgcaagtgttttgtgcttaaccgaaactataatttggcatttgtagatgttgttttttagtttagacattccaattatcttttataaaatattttgtaaggaaATGAACCatcccaaggttgtagccctctttttgtttttgagcaatgagctctaggcaatgtgcctgaatacatgtgcattccattgtaatatttatatctGAGTAATCTCATTTTGTGGGtctcattcccaccatggtttttcccttgaccgggttttccacatataaaatcttggCATTATAGTATTgttgttgattgctttgtgtttatgcatctctcttttgttcatttgcaataagtggttgaaagaacaagttaataaagttaaaaattgtagaacattgattcacccccccccccctcagtgttccttgattccaacaatatccATTCACGTTGTCTAGGCTTTATGGCCTTTATCTCCTACTATATTAGAAGTCttttttgtaaatcttctaagatcTCTACATTTCAATCTTTCTCCAATTCTCCCTAGGGTTGGGCCTCTATCTAGTAGGCCATagttgtaataacccacttaacttatttgtgtttgattcaatcaaatACTCTgagcatctatccaaatgggataggcatccatccaactgggatgggcatctaaccatacggattagacatctatccatatgggacaaggggtttcatctatccaatttgaGATAGGCATCTATTTAAAGAATAGGaaatgctctagccagagactttagactcatcgagaccatctgggtcctgagccactctctaaagactacactcccctactaggaatgcATTGAGGTCGCTGTCT from Cryptomeria japonica chromosome 3, Sugi_1.0, whole genome shotgun sequence harbors:
- the LOC131873953 gene encoding uncharacterized protein LOC131873953 translates to MLLIYEHCKILAIQENKRLSASLGRGKRKLEESEPSKKEATPSKKSKSATGMKSHDEKNDTEETGKEGSEMETDESKGEESWKDEDVGAEEEEGENESDNDSPILSASLGNNNSQPMSDKDDKDNEEKDMISKREKKKEPEKEMSKDSLSEDKESVGEGSKRLRWALLALKGLKKMGPWSARRPGACARPVAAQGRCRWFQRRAGGARAARGQRELWVSPTAQRWLPGRGRWEPPVAMAGQCPPGGAPAVCASKWLRPF